AACGGCGTCAGGATATTGGCGAAATAGCGCTGGCATTGTTCGAACAGTTCGCCCTGATCGACCTCATCATTGAACAGATGCTCATCGCAGTAGTGCTGGCCGAAAGCGTCATTGCTGAACAGGACCGCGTCGCCGCTCATATAGGTCATCATGCTGTCAGGCCAGTGCAGCATCGGGGTTTCGATGAAGACCAGCTGTTTGCCGTTGCCGATATCCAGCGAATCGCCGGTTTTGACGGTGTGGAAATGCCATTCCGGATGATGGTGATGGCCGGTAATGGAGTCGATGGCGTTATGGGTGCAGTAGATCGGCGTCTCGGGGATGTGAGCCATCAGTTCGCTCAGCGCCCCGGCGTGGTCTTCTTCGGCATGGTTGATCACGATGTAATCGATCTGCGCCAGATCGATCTCCGTCATCAGGTTCTGTACAAAATCACGACTGAACTTGTGGTCAACGGTGTCGATCAGCACCGTTTTTTCTTCCCGGATCAGGTAGCTATTATAGCTGCTGCCTTTCAGCGTTTTGTATTCGGTTCCGTGGAAATCGCGCACTTCCCAATCCCGCTGCCCGACCCAGTGAATATTGTTTTTAACATGAATAGACATCGTAATACTCCAGTGAATGTAGTAAAGGTGGATGCGATGTCATTGCATGAGCCGTGCCAAATTTTATCTGTTTGATTATTAAGTACTTTAAAAATACTCTTTGTCATTATGACAATAACTGAGTAATGTCTTTTTGACACTCCTTTGTGAAAAAGACAGACCATGCCGCTATCGATAGATTCCTTTGCGCACATTGCCATTGAACTGCAACAAGGGCTTTCAACCCGGGACCGCTTTCAGCGCCTGCTCAATAGTTTGCGCCAGTTGCTGTGTTGCGATGCCGCTGCGTTGCTGTGTTATGAAAGCCAACTGCTGCGTCCGCTGGCGACCGATGGACTGGCGCCGGACGTGCTGGGGCGGCGTTTCCGGTTGTCCGAGCATCCCCGGCTGGAGGCGATAGCCCGGGCGGGCGATGTGGTGCGTTTCCCGGCGGACAGCCAGCTTCCCGATCCTTACGATGGCCTGATTCCCGGTCAGGAAGCGTTGAAAGTCCACGCCTGCGTCGGCCTGCCACTGTTTGCTCACCATACGCTGATCGGCGCGCTGACCATTGATGGGATGGACCCTCACCAGTTCGATCATTTCAGCGATGAGGAACTGCGGCTGATTGGCGCGATGGCGTCCGTTGCCTTGAGCAATGCGTTGCTGATGGAGCAACTGGAACGGCAAACGCTGGCGCCGCTGCCGGATGCCGCTCCGATGGCGGATGCGGAGGCTGACGAGATGGTGGGATTATCTGAGCCTATGCAGCAGCTGAAAAAAGAAGTGGCTATCGTGGCCGACAGCGATCTTAACGTGCTGATCATGGGGGAAACCGGGGTCGGCAAGGAGCTGGTGGCGCGGGCTATCCATCAGGGATCGCGGCGTGCGGGCCGCCCGCTGGTGTATCTGAACTGTGCCGCACTGCCGGAGTCGGTGGCGGAAAGCGAGCTGTTTGGTCACGTGAAAGGGGCGTTTACCGGCGCCATTCACCACCGTACTGGCAAGTTCGAACTGGCGGACAACGGTACGCTGTTTCTGGATGAAATCGGCGAATTGTCGCTGACGTTACAGGCCAAACTGTTGCGGGTATTGCAGTACGGCGATTTGCAGCGCGTAGGCGACGACAGTAGCCTGAAAGTGGATGTGCGCGTGCTGGCGGCCACCAACCGGGATTTAAAACAGTCGGTACAGGAAGGCGCTTTCCGCGCCGACCTGTTCCATCGTCTGAGCGTGTTTCCGCTGTCGGTGCCGCCGCTGCGCGCGCGCGGTCAGGATATTGCCGTGCTGGCCGGTTTTTTCTGCGAGCGCAGCCGTGCCCGGTTGGGGTTGCAGCGGCTGGCGTTGTCGTCGGAGGCGACGCAGTTGCTGGCGAGCTATCCATGGCCGGGAAATGTGCGCGAGCTGGAACATGTGATTTACCGGGCGACCATTGTGGCGCGGGCCGGTGGAACGACCGGCGATCTGACATTACGCCCGGAGCATTTGAATCTGGATGGCGTTTTGCCTGACGAGCCTCATTCGGCCGCCGCCGATACCGTACCGCCGTGGCGTGGCGTCAGCCTGCGGGATGCGACGGATCAGTATCAACGGCAGGTGATTAGCGACACGTTGACGCGACATCAGGGCAACTGGTCATCTTGCGCCCGCGAGCTGGCGGTGGATAGCGGTAATTTGCACCGGATGGCAAAACGGCTGGGGATAAAATAATTTTGTGTTGATAAACAGCTTGATTATTTTGTTACTGGAGAATTTATGCCGGAGCGGCGAGATGTTTCGTGCGTGATGACATTGGCTGTCCCTTTGCAGCAGCATCGCACGCACGACAAGGAGAGGTTCACGCCACCTCTCCTTGACCTCTGGCTGGGGGCTAAACTGTGCCGCTGCGCGGTTCCCTCGGCGTTCGTCTTCGCTATTCGGGCCGCTCGTGACACGATTACTCGCCCCATCCCTGGGGCTCGCCCTGCGGGCCAGCGTAAACGGTGTTCAAAAACGCTTCCGGCGTTTTTGTCAGACGCGGCACGAGCTTTCGCCGCGTCCATGCGGCTCACCCGGCGAATTCGCCCACCTCGGCACAGTTTTTAACGCCGGAAAAACCGTCACCTTACCTGTAAGGGGCTGTCAGCAATATTGTCCCCTAGCCTGACGAATCATCAACCGCAGCGGGTGCAATTCTGCGACTGGATCACCTGGAAGAAGTCGTTGCCCTTGTCATCCACCAGGATGAAGGCCGGGAAGTCTTCTACTTCGATTTTCCAGATAGCTTCCATACCCAGCTCCGGGTATTCCACGCATTCCAGGCTCTTGATGCTGTTTTGCGCCAGAATCGCCGCCGGGCCGCCGATGCTGCCGAGGTAGAAGCCGCCGTGTTTATGACAGGCGTCGGTCACCTGCTGGCTACGGTTGCCCTTTGCCAGCATGATCATGCTGCCGCCGTGGGATTGCAGCAGATCAACGTAGGAATCCATACGGCCGGCGGTGGTGGGGCCGAGTGAACCGGAGGCGTAACCTTCCGGCGTTTTGGCCGGGCCGGCGTAGTAGATCGGGTGATCTTTCACGTATTGCGGCAGCTCGCCGCCGTTATCCAGCAGCTCTTTCAGCTTGGCGTGCGCAATGTCGCGCGCCACGATGATGGTGCCGTTGAGCGACAGACGGGTGGAAACCGGGTACTGCGACAGCGTTTTGAGAATATCGGCCATCGGGCGGTTCAGGTCGATGCGCACCACTTCGCCTTCGCCGGCCTGACGCAGGTGTTCCGGAATGTATTTGCCGGGGTTGGTTTCCAGCTGTTCCAGCCAGATACCCTGACGGTTAATCTTGGCCTTGATGTTGCGGTCCGCCGAGCAGGACACGCCCATGCCGATCGGGCAGGAAGCGCCGTGACGCGGCAGACGGATCACACGTACATCGTGGGCGAAGTATTTGCCGCCGAACTGGGCGCCGAGCCCCAGATTGCGGGCTTCTTCCAGCAATTCCTGTTCCAGCGCCACATCGCGGAACGCCTGACCGTGCTCGTTGCCTTCGGTCGGCAGCTCGTCATAGTAGCGGGTGGAGGCCAGTTTGACGGTTTTCAGGTTGGTTTCCGCCGAGGTACCGCCGATGACGAACGCAATGTGGTACGGCGGGCAGGCCGCGGTGCCCAGCGTACGCATTTTTTCCACCAGATAGTTGGTCAGCTTACCCGGCGACAGCAGCGCTTTGGTTTCCTGATACAGGTAGGTCTTGTTGGCGGAACCGCCGCCTTTGGTGACGAACAGGAATTTGTATTCATCGCCTTCGGTGCTGTAGAGGTCGATCTGCGCCGGCAGGTTGGTGCCGGTGTTGACCTCTTTGTACATGTCCAGCGCTGCGTTCTGAGAATAACGCAGGTTGTCTTCGATAAAGGTGTTGTACACCCCGCGCGACAGCGCTTCGGCATCGTCGCCACCGGTCCACACGCGTTGGCCTTTTTTGCCGACGATGATGGCGGTGCCGGTGTCCTGACAGGTGGGCAGGATGCCTTTGGCGGCGATTTCGGAGTTACGCAGGAACTGCAGCGCGACATAACGGTCGTTTTCGCTGGCTTCCGGGTCGAGCAGGATATCGGCGACCTGTTGCTGGTGGGAAGGGCGCAGCAGGAAAGAGGCATCGTGGAATGCCTGCTGGGCCAACAGCGTCAGCCCCTGCGGGTCGACTTTAAGAATATCCTGGCCTTCAAACTGGCTAACGGAAACAAAATCGCTGCTGATTAAACGATATTCGGTTTTATCCTTCGCTAATGGAAACGGATCTTGGTAATAGAACGGTTTATTCGACATTTTCTTCTCACTTGCAGCCGCATAATGGAATGATTCATCGGGTCTTATTTTCCGTCTAGGGCTTTTGTGCCGGTCTTATTGTTGTGTCAATCGTTGTGGTGTCAATCGCCTCGGGCACGACGACAAAAGCAATAAACGTCGGGTGATATTCCTTAACTTGCGCCAGTATCGCGCCCCTTGAGGGATACCGCCTCACATACTATGGCTTTATGACCGGGAGTACCACGCTGACAAGTCACATTATTTTTATCTCCGTCATGTTTTCGTTGAAAATATATCTCAGACAGAAACATAACGCTGTTACCGGCAAAAATGACCCCTGGGCGCGTCATATTAAGTCATTTATTTAAATTAATTAAGTGTGGCGTGCGACAGCTAAATATCCATTAAATAAATAAGGTTTATTGATTGCCCAATTAAATTGCGCATTCGGTTTCACAGACGGATGTTCATTCGCGCTGTTCCAGCAGGGTATCGATCAACCACAGCCCTGCCGGGCCGGGAGGGAAAGGGCGCGACCAGGCGATGTCCACCTCAATTTGCCGCGGCCAGCCGGGCAGCGCCAGTTCTACCAGTCGGTTTCGCGCGTATTCGTTCACCAGCCAGCGCGGCAGGATGCTCCAGCCAAATCCTTGTTCCGCCATTTCCAGCAGCATCAGGTACGACGGCGTCGACCAGGTGGCGCCTTCGGACTGCGGCCGTTCCCGCTGGCTATAGGTGTGAAGGCACAGCTGACGCGCCGTGGCGAGCTGTTCCTGGGTCACCGGCGTGTGCTGCGCCAGCGGGTGAGTGCGGGCCGCGTAGATCGCCATTTCGGTTTTCACCTGCAACCGGGATACCGCGATATCGATAGGATAATGCGCCTGCGACTGCAATACGCCGATATGGGCGCGCTGCGATTGCAGCAGGTCCACCACGTCCTCGTCTTCCGCAATCAGACACTCGAACTCCACATCAGGAAAACGCTCGGCGAAGCGCTGCAACACTGGATAGTAGTGGCGGCATTGCCAGGTGTCCGACAGCACAAAAGTCAGCCGCGGCTCCACCTTATCCGCCAGCCGGATCGCCAGTTCGTCCAGCGCTTCGCTGGCGGACAGAATGGCTTTGACGTGGCTGAGCACCTTGCGTCCTTCGTCGGTCAGCGCCGGCTGATGGCCGCGCCTGTCGAACAATGTCAGGCCCAGATCCGCCTCCAGATTCGCCACCGCCGTGCTGACGGTGGACTGGCTTTTTTGCAGGTGACGAGCCGCCGCGGAAAAAGAACCGGTATTCACGGTGGCGATGAACGCCAGCAGGGATTCAGGAGAATAACGCATCGCTGTCTCTATCGCTTTTTTAGATGGAAACTCATTTAACACTATTGGTTATTTCGATGAGAATGACAACCCGCAATCGCAGTCATGCAGGCAGAAGGAGGAAAACATGCAACAGCAAATCCAGCGGAAAGCGCGTCATGAACGAAAAACATTCCGTGAACGGATGGTGCATGCCATCGGTTTCGAGGTGATGGCGTTGCTGATTTGCGCCCCGATCGGCGCCTGGGTGCTCGGGCGCTCGATCTTGCAGGTCGGCGCGCTGTCGATAATGCTGTCCAGCGTGGCGATGATCTGGAACGTGGTGTACAACAGCGTGTTTGATCGCCTGTGGCCGGTCAGCCGTGTCAGACGGGGTCTGTGGGTGCGGATGGGGCACGCGCTGGGCTTCGAGGGCGGCTTTATCCTCATTGGCTTGCCGCTGGCGGCGTGGATGCTGAATATCACCCTGTGGCAGGCGCTGATGGTGGAGATCGGTTTCTTCCTGTTCTTCCTGCCGTACACCATGGCCTACAACTGGTTGTATGACCTGCTGCGCGAGCGGCTGCTGGCGACCGCGGTACCAGGGCGTTAGACGTGTGACACGGCAAAAACCACACGGTAAAAGCGATACGGCAAAGGAGAGAGGCGACGTCGCCTCTCCGGGTTCGGGGCTGTCGGCTTGACCGCTTGCGTTACTGACGCAGCGAGGCGCGGTACTCGGCGTAATCCGGCATATGGGGAATACGCCACAGATACCAGGCGGCCAGCGTGCGGTAAGGGCGGCAGGCTTCGCTCATCTCCAGCATCGCTTTACGCGTCGGGTCTTGCGGCAGGCGGTACAGGTAACGAAACCCCTGTTTGATGCCGAGATCGTCCACCGGCATGATGTCCATCCGCTCCAGCGTGGAGATCAGCAGCATTTCCACCGTCCAACGGCCGATGCCTTTCAGCGTGCAAAGTCGTTCGATCAACGTCTCGTCATCCAGATGTTCCGCCTCCGCCCGGCTTGGCACCAGCCCATTCTGCACACCCTGAGCAATCCCTTTGACCGTGTCGATTTTGCGGGCGGAAAAGCCGCACTGGCGCAAGACTTCCGGTTCGCATGTCGCCAACTGATCGGCGGAGGGAAAACCGTTTTCACCCACGGCGAAACGTTGCTGCAGTTTGCCGATGATGGCCGCGGCGGCGCGGTTGCTGAGCTGCTGGCTGGCGACCGCCCGAATCAACGCGTCGTAAGGTTCCCGCGCCGGGCGGCTTTCAAAACGAATATGGCCGACGCCGTCGATCAACCGCGCCCAGTGCGCGTCAATGGCGGCCAGATGGGCGAGAGCCTGGGGTTCGTCGAATGGGAGCGGTGATGTGGTCATCCTGCGGCATCCTTATTATTGAGGCTGTTGACAAACAGCCATGTTGTTTTATTACAGATGAATTTATGCCAGAGCAGTGGAAAGTTTCGTGCGTGATAACGTCGGTTGTTTCTTTGCAACATCATCACACGCCCGACAAGGAGAGGTTCAACGCCACCTCTCCTTGACCACTGGCTGATGGCTAAATTATGAACCCTGACGGGTTCACCCTTGCGGGCCAGCGCAAGCGCTGTTCCATTTTGCGTTGCAAAATGGTGTGGCGCTGCGCGCTCCCTTCGACGTTCGCCTTCGCTGTTCGAACCGCTCGTGACGTGATTACTCGCCCCATCCCTGGGGCTCGCCCTGCGGGCCAGCGTAAACGCTGTTCAAAAACGCTCCCGGCGTTTTTGTCAGACACGGCACGAGCTTGCGCGGCTTCCCTGCCGCGCATCCGGCGAAGTCGCTCGTCTCAGCACAGTTTCTGACGCCGTAAAATCCTATTGCCTGTAAATAAAAGGTTTTTTCAGCAATATGTTTTTCTGTTTCAGATAATTATCGTGTCGTGTAAAACAACGCGGGCAAGCTGTTCATTGACCGCGTACACTCGATAATACTGGTTATTTAGACAGAGGTCTGCATGAATTTCGAACTGTTTGCCGATGAGCCGCCGGAACGCCGCAATGACACGCTGGCGCCCGGCGCCATGCTGCTGCGCGGTTTTGCCTGGCAACAGGCCGGTGAGTTGCTGGCCGGGCTGGCACAGGTGACGCAGCGGTCGCCGTTTCGCCACATGGTGACGCCGGGCGGGCATACCATGTCGGTGGCGATGAGTAACTGCGGGCCGCTGGGTTGGGTGAGCGACGAACTGGGGTATCGCTACAGCGCTCAGGATCCGCTGACCGGCCAGCCGTGGCCCGCCATGCCGGCCTGCTTTTGGCAACTGGCGCAGGCGGCGGCTCGCGAGGCTGGGTATGACGGTTTTGCGCCGGATGCCTGCCTGATTAACCGGTACGCCGTGGGGGCCAAACTGTCGCTGCATCAGGACAAGGACGAGCAGGATTTGCGCCAGCCGATCGTCTCCGTCTCGCTGGGGTTAAGCGCGGTGTTTCTGTTTGGCGGGGCAAAACGCAGCGACCCGTGCCAGCGGCTGGCGCTGATGCATGGCGATGTGGTGGTGTGGGGCGGCCCGTCCCGGCTGTATTACCACGCCATTTTGCCGCTCAAAAACGGACCGTTGCCGGCGGGAATGTCGGATGAGGTTCGCGTTAATCTAACGTTTCGTAAAGTGTGAAAGGTCCCCCACGAGTGGGGGACGAAAGGCATTACTTTTTGGTGAAGCGGAGATAATCGAGGGCGTTTTCTGCCGCCATGCGACCTGAGTTGAGGGCGAAGCCGAAGGTGCCGCCGCCCAGCAGCAGATCGTAGGTGTCGCCGTACATGCCGGCGGCGTCATTACCGGTGACGTACAGCCCCGGCACCGCATTGCCTGCCGGCGATATCGCTTCCATCTTCTCGTTGATCTTCACGCCGCCCAGTGTGCCGAGCGCGGCCGGCAGCATTTTCACCGCGTAGAACGGGCCGGTTTTCATCGGGCGCAGGTAGTCCATGTTCTTGTTGAACACCTCGTCCCGTTTCTGTGCGGCGAAGCGGTTGTTTTCGTCAACGGTGTGTTTCAACACGCTGGCGTCGACGCCCATCTGTTTCGCCAGTTCGTCCAGCGTGGCGGCCTTGAACACAAAGCCGCGGTTTTTCTGGCTCTCTTTGGTGAACTCATCATCGAATTTCACCAGCTTGGTGTTGGCGATCACCCATTCGCCGATCGGCACATCGATGCCGTCGTTGACGAAGTGCTTGCGGGCGTCTTCGTCAAACACCGAATACATCACCCCACCGGCTTTAGCCAGCGCGTTGCCGGCGTGCGGCCAGATGATGACGATGGATTCGTCGGTGAAACGGCGGCCGTGTTGATCTATCCACAGATAAGGCTGACGAGCGGCGGCCAGCAACTGAGAGTTAGGCGCATAGTCCGGCAGGCCGGGGCGGTAGGACTGTACGACGCCCATGCCTTCCTCTTTGGCCCCGGCTTTCCACGCCATTTTGATGCCGTCGCCGTCTTTACCGACGTTGCCCACCATGATGGTGTCCGGCACCGCCACGTATTTTTGCAGCATCTCCTTGTTGTTGGCGTAGCCGCCGGTGGCGATGATCACCGCTTTGGCGTCGATCTGGAACGGTTTGCCGTCGCTGCCTTCGGCGATCACCCCGGCGACTTTGCCGTCCTTCATCACCAGATCTTTACCGGCGGTTTTCACCAGCGTGGTGACCTTCATATCTTTGAACTGCTCGTGGAAGGTTTTGATCAGGTGGCGGCCGTGGCCGGGGCCGTCGATCACGTGCCAGGTCAACATCCCGCCCGGTCCGCCGGGGCCGATGTATTCAAACTTGATGCCTTTGGATTTGACCCACTCGATGGTGTCGGCGGAGCGGTTGACGAAGGCGCGCACCACAAACGGGTTCGCCATCCAGTGGCTGTATTCCATGATGGTTTTGAACGCCATGTCCGGCGTCACCACGATGCCCTGACGTTTCTGCATGGTGCTGTTGGCGGCGAAAATGCCTTCGGCGAAGTTGCCGGTGCCGCCGACCACGCCCTGTTTTTCCAGCAACACCACGCTGGCGCCTTTCTCGGCCGCTGCCATGGTAGCGGCGGTGCCGGCCGCTCCCGCGCCGATGATCACCACGTCAGCGCTTTTGGGGAGCTCGACCGGTTTGGCCGGTTCGGCGCTTTTAGCCGGCTCGGCCGGCCCTGATGCCTGAACGGATGTGATCCCCAGAACCGAGAGGCACAAAGCCGCAAGGAGTTTTTTTCGGTATTGAACCATATTATTTTCCTTTTATTTTACGCGTGGAATGACGCGCCAAACACCGGCGCGTCGCCCGGTATTCATTTGGCTTTGGCTTGAGCGTAAGCCGCCTGAGATGCTTCATGCACCGCGCCGCTGGTCATGGTGGCGCCGGAGACACCGTCGACGTTGATGGTTTTTTTCTCGGTCATGGTTTTCGCCAGCTCTTTGGCGGCGTCCCCGCCTACTTCCGGGGTTTCATTGGGCGCATCGATAGTGGCTTTCTGCACCACCCCTTTGTCATCGATATCCAGAGTGACCGTCACATCACCGCCGATGCCTTGTCCGGTGGCCGAATAGGTTCCGGCTTTGAACTGACCCGCGTCTTCGGCGACGGCCGTTCCGGCGATCAGCAACAGGCAAGCCAATAATTTAATGGAATTTTTCTTCATAACGTGATTTCACTCTTTTGATTAACGGAATGTTGATTAATAAAAATATCCGGCTGCCCGGTCAGGGAGCGGGCGACAGTAATACGTTCCCGTCCTCGTGACCGAGATGACGAAACAGCAGGCAACTCAGCGCCAGTCCGACCCCGAGCAGCGCAAACAGCAGGCTGAACGGGCTGATGTGCAGCCACGGCGACAGGTGCGACAGCGCCCGCAGCGCCGGAAAGGTCAACGCCATGCTCAGCATCACCGCCAGCAGTTGGCTGAGCAGCAGGATGTTGTTGCCGCTGTTGCAGGTGTCGTGTTCCAGATGGCAGCAGGCGAGCGTGCTTTCCGCCGAGTGCAGCAGCGCCGTCAGCACGCCGAGCAGGCCGGACAGAGCGCCGATGCACGGCAGCGAGCGGTGCTGGATGGCGACACCGAGCGCCAGCACCGCGATCGCCGCCAGCAGCGTGGCGGCGATCAGCAACTGGCGGTAACCGGCGCGGCGCACCAGCGGTTCAAACAGCAGCTTGGCGAGCAAGGCGCCGGCGGAAAACAGCAGCATGATGATCCCGGCGGTAGCCGGCGTCAGACCCAGCGCGGTCTGGGTAACCAGTGAGATCACCACCGGGAGTGACGCCAGCAACAGTCTGGTCAGCACGCCGCCCCACACGCCGACATAAAAGGTGCGAATGCCGAACAGCGCGGCGGGCAGCAGCGCCTCGCGCGCCCGGCGATCGCCGCGCAGATACAGCCAGCCGCAGCCGCAGCCCGCCAGCGTAATCAGTATCAACGCCGGTAGCGGCAGCAGGTGTTTGGGGGCGGCGACCAGCAGCAGCGCGAGCAATAACAGCGCGGTGGTCAGCGGCAGCAGGCTGCGCAGCGGAATATGGCGCGGCGACGGCGTGACGCCATCAGGAATGGCGTACCCGGTCAGCCACAGGCACAGCAACGACAGCGGAATCGGCGCGAGAAAAATCGCGCGCCAGCCGAAAGTATCGGTCAGCAGGCTACCCGCCAACGGGCCGGTCAGGGTGCCGAGCAGGCCGAGTAGCGTCATACGGTTAAGAAAAGACAGTTTCTGCGCGGGGGTGGTGACGCGCAGCGCCTGAGTGCGAAGCACCGGCAGCAACAACGCCCCGCCGATGCCTTGCAGGCAGCGACAAATCGCCAGCGCGGCGGCCGACGTGGCCTGGTTGCACAGCAGCGCGCCGGTGATGAACGTCAGCAGCGCCAACTGGCAGGTGCGTCGTTCCCCCATCCGCTGGCTCAGCCAGCTGTTGAGCGGGGTGAATGCCACCACGGCGACCAGATAAGCCATCACCACCGGCTCCATGCGCAGTACCGGCTCGCGCAGCGTATGCGCCATCGCCGGAACGGCGACATACAGCATGGTGGTATCCAGCGATTGCATGAAGAACGCCACCGACGCCAGCCAGAATAACGCGCGCGAGCCGGCCATGATCAGGCCACCGTCATCTGTCCGGCGTACAGCACGAACAGTCGCAGCAGGAATACGCCTAGTAGCGTCAGGCCGGCGGCGATCCGCGGCAGCGACGTGACATGGCGCCGCATGGCGGGCAGACTACCCGCCGCCAGCGGCACCAGCATGCCGATGCCGATAATACCGATCCAGAACACGCTGCCCCAGAATCCGCTCAGCGCCACCTGCGCCGCCACCGCTTTCTGCCCGCCGCCCAGCAGCAGGCCGATAAAGAAGGCGAACAGCAGGAACAGTTCGATCAGTGCGACCGGTTTTTCCAGTTTGTGCAGCAGATGCAGGGTCTGCGGGCAGTCACAATGGCTGCGCGCCGATGCGCCGACCATCATCAACACCGCGATGCCGGAGGTGACGCCGGACACCAGAAACAGCACCGGCAGCACCGGGTTATTCAGCAACGGGAAGGATTTCAGCGCTGAAAGCAGAAAACCGGTATAACAGCCGAGCAGCAACGCCAGCACCAGCAGCAGATTTTCCACCGGACGTATGCAGCGGGTTACCAGCACGATGACCCGGTTTAGCAAACCGTGCAGGGCACCCGGTAAATGGCGTTCGCTCCAGGCCAGCAACGGTTGCTGATACAGGCTGGCAATCCAGAGGAACATCACCAGCATGTACACCTGAAACAGCATTACCCCCAGCGACATGATGGAATGGGGATTATAGAAAATCATCAGGTACCAGAAGGT
The DNA window shown above is from Dickeya dadantii NCPPB 898 and carries:
- a CDS encoding MFS transporter, which codes for MAGSRALFWLASVAFFMQSLDTTMLYVAVPAMAHTLREPVLRMEPVVMAYLVAVVAFTPLNSWLSQRMGERRTCQLALLTFITGALLCNQATSAAALAICRCLQGIGGALLLPVLRTQALRVTTPAQKLSFLNRMTLLGLLGTLTGPLAGSLLTDTFGWRAIFLAPIPLSLLCLWLTGYAIPDGVTPSPRHIPLRSLLPLTTALLLLALLLVAAPKHLLPLPALILITLAGCGCGWLYLRGDRRAREALLPAALFGIRTFYVGVWGGVLTRLLLASLPVVISLVTQTALGLTPATAGIIMLLFSAGALLAKLLFEPLVRRAGYRQLLIAATLLAAIAVLALGVAIQHRSLPCIGALSGLLGVLTALLHSAESTLACCHLEHDTCNSGNNILLLSQLLAVMLSMALTFPALRALSHLSPWLHISPFSLLFALLGVGLALSCLLFRHLGHEDGNVLLSPAP
- the nrfD gene encoding cytochrome c nitrite reductase subunit NrfD, yielding MHDAFHFHSLVWDWPIAVYLLLVGISSGMMVLTLLFRRYLPAENQHTNPLMTATAIVAPLSVIVGLVILIFHLARPVTFWYLMIFYNPHSIMSLGVMLFQVYMLVMFLWIASLYQQPLLAWSERHLPGALHGLLNRVIVLVTRCIRPVENLLLVLALLLGCYTGFLLSALKSFPLLNNPVLPVLFLVSGVTSGIAVLMMVGASARSHCDCPQTLHLLHKLEKPVALIELFLLFAFFIGLLLGGGQKAVAAQVALSGFWGSVFWIGIIGIGMLVPLAAGSLPAMRRHVTSLPRIAAGLTLLGVFLLRLFVLYAGQMTVA